In the Commensalibacter nepenthis genome, CCGCATCATGGGGAGTGTTGGTCGAAAGTATTTCGCCGATCACTTGGCGTCGCACGGTAAAATATGAATTCAAAAGATCGTTGGGTCAAGTTGTTTGCGGAGGCTTTTTTAGCACCTTTTTTATAGCAACATTGGCTGGACTAGCTGTGGTATCTCAGGCAATTTTTTGGCTGGGTGCGGCTGGGTTGACCAAGATGACAGGACCGATCTTAATCACGATTTTAGTCAGAGAAGTAGCTCCTATCCTAGTTGGAATGATTTTATTGGGACGTAATGGTATTTTGACCGTTACAGAATGTAGTCTGTTGGCTATGGGCGGGCAGCTCAAATCATTGACAGTCATGGGGATTGATCCTTTTATTACGATTGTCTTACCTAGGGTATGGGCTTTTACAATCGGTAGTTTTACTTTGGGAATGATTTTTGGTACGACTTCATTATTTATGGGGTATGTTGTTACCTATGCTTTGGGAACGATGCAGGATTCTATCTGGACTTTTTATAGCAATATTTTGGCAGCAATGTCTGTGGCTGATTACGTTTTGGTTCCTTTGAAATTTATTATTATGGGATTTATGATTGGGGTTGGCTCTTGTATTACGGGTATGAACGTGAAGGTGAATGATGAACCATCAACGTTATTGCCCAAAGGGTTTACACGTGGAATCATGTTAATCATGGTGGTTAATATTTTGTTTACGTTGGATTTTTAAAAAATGGCAAATAAAATATTACTAGATATCCATGAGGCAAAACCTTCGTTTGATGAAAATTATTTGCCGCCTGTTACTTTTAATTTAAAGGTAAAATCAGGTGAATGCGTGATTATTGAATCACGAGATCCGGAAACTGCAACCGCTTTTGCTGATTTATGTAGCGGTATGATTGCTTTGAGAGAAGGTAAAGCTTTATTCAAAGGCTTAGATTGGTTTGAGTTAAAAGAACCACGATTATCCGCATTGCGGGGATCTATTGGTCGGGTTTTTCAAAAAAACGGATGGATGGAAATGTATTCCGTTGCCGTGAATATTTTATTGCCTTCATTGCATCATACCCGAATTCATGAAGATAAATTGGTTGATCAAGCGATGATACTTTGTCATAAATTTGGATTGCCAGGATTGCCTATGGATACATCGAGAGAAGTAACAATGATTGACCTAGCTCGTGCATCATGTGTGCGTGCTTTGTTAAATAATCCAGATTTGTTATTATTAGAATATCCAGCAGAGGGTTCTTCTGCTGAACTGATGCCTCCTTTGTTGGAGATGTTGAATGTTGCTCAAAATAGAGGGGCGAGTATCATTTGTTTTACACGTCAATTTAGTTTGTGGAATGATTATAAAGATCGTGTAACGCATTGGATGCGTTTACAAGAAAAAGGTTTAACCTCAATACGGCTGGGATGAAATGTTTAACAGTAAACAATATACGAAAACACGACAATTATTTCAGTTAAGATATGCCAATGAATGGACAGGTGGATTGGTGTTATTATGCCTGTTGGCTTTTGTCGGAGCCGTGATTGAGGCAGGTGTGTTAAGAGACTGGATGACACCCGCAGCAGAGTTAAATATTGTTTTGCCCCAAACTGGGGTGGATAATTTATCTGTTGGGGATAATGTCGAGGTTTTTGGGATTAGTGCGGGAACTATTAAGAAGATTAATGTTAATCCTGATGGTGGGCTATCCGCTGTTGCTGCGATTGATCCGAAATTAACCACTTTTATTCGACGCGATAGCCAAGCAACTATCAAAAGACAGTTTGCGGTTGCTGGGGCGGCATATGTATCAATTACACGGGGATATAGTACAAAACTTGATTGGAAATATGCAGTATTGGTGGCGAAAACAGAGCCTAATCCTGCGGATCAGATTTCTCAAATGGTCATGCAGATTCATGAACGCATCGTTCCAACAATGGATAGTGCGAAGAATATGATGGCTTCTTTGGAAATGATTGTTGAAAATATTCAACAGGGTAAAGGGTCTATTGGTCAGCTTGTGAATAATGATGAATTGATACGTCGTGCCGAAAATATGGTTCAGACATTGAATAATATCATTGAACAATTACAACCGATCGAAAATAATTTGAATAAAGTTGTAACCCACGCAGATACAATGGTCGTTAATTTTGGTAAAGTTTCCAAAAATATTGCGCAGGCTTCACCAAGCTTGGTTCCTATTGCTAAAAATTTAGTTCCAATTAGTAAGAATGTAAAAGATTCTACAGAGCAATTACCTGCAATGATGACGCAATTACAATCTACTGTTGCTGATTTACAGAAGTTAATTGTTCAAGTTAAAGGATTGTGGCTATTGGGGGGGAATGGAAAAGAGCCTCGCCGTTCAAAACGCTTGCCAGCACGTGAGGTCAGACCATGAGGTTTTTTTATAAAAATTGTGCATTATTCGTACCGGTCCTTATAGGATTGGCTGCTTGTGGTGGTGGACAAGAGCCTGATCCTGTGCGGGATGATCCTTTTGATCGCACGATGAATGTTGCGGATGAGGCGGTTTTTTATGATCGTTTGCAACAAGCTGAAACCAGTTATCAAAAATCTTTTGACTATGCGATTACCAGTGATGACGCAGCGAATATCAATGATGCGGGTTATAATTTAGCTATTATTCAACTTGGATTGAATAATGTACAAGATGCATTAAAAACTGTGGCAAAAACCAGTAACGAGCTGAAAATTCGAAGACAAGAAAACAGCCCTCAATTAGAGTTGATAAGTGCTGCTATATTTTATCGTATGAATCGGTTTTTAGACGCCGCTTTGGCAGCAAAGCAAGCGGAGAAAAGCAAAGATGAAGATATCCAAGAACGTGCGTATTTTTTATCAGCTTTGATTGCAAATGATGAAAATAATTTAAATGAGGTTGCTCAGTATTCTCAAAAATTAGATCAACTTTTATCGCAAAGCAAAGCTAAAATAGAAGAGAGTTGGAAAGCGGATCAAAAAGAATTACATGCTTTGCTAGCTTACAAACAAGGGGAATTTGATCAAGCTATGACCAACGCCAAAGAGGCGCAAGACATTCGTCGTAACCAAGTCGAATATCGTGCAATGGTCAGGACATTGGCGTTGCAAGGATTGATTAGTGAAGGTGAAAAAAACTTTATTTCAGCGGCACAATTTTATGTCAGAGCTGGAAAAAGTGCATTATTACTGAAAGATTATGCAGAGGCAAAAAAATATTTAGATCGTGCAGCTGGCCTTCATGCTGATCAATTAACATATCAATTAGCGTCTGATGCTTTGATTGATTTGGGGAAAAAAACAAAGAAAACATCAGAGTAATTGTTTATAAGATCGTCATTATTAATGATTATGGCGGTCTTTAATTAAAAATGCTGCAATGGTTAAATAGAGCCATGTGATAATCAGTGTGCTGCCCCCCATTGGAGCCAGAGGAACAGGCGGGTGAGATCCGGTTAATGCTGTATAAAAAACAGCTCCACAAAATAACCAAAGCCCGATATTGAACGCACATCCTATGATGTTCAGATGAATAGAAGGTTGCCAAATTTTCTGTAAAATAGAAACTGCAATTAATGCGACGCTATGAATAAATAAGATTGTATCAGCAATGCGAGCCATTTCTCTGCCATTATCTATAAAATATTGATCAGGAAGGTGGGAAGTAAATGAAGAGAGAATGACAGCGGTCATTCCATAAAATGCACCCGTTGCTAGCCAAAAGCGAGTAGAGAAAAAAGATGTTTTTGAAGACATGTCAGAACAATCAGATGATAAGAATTATAATTTTATTTCAAAAATCAAAATAACAGTTATTTTTAATTGAGAATAATTATTATTATGAGCAAAAACAAGGCTTATCTTATAATTTTAAACGAAATGATAATTGTAGGTTAGAATTTATCTAAAATAAGAACAAGATCTTTATAGAAATATTATATATACAAATTGTGAAAGATTGAGGAGTGTTACGCAATGTCAAAAATGGTTTTACAAAATACACACACTTTGTGGGATGGCCATTCACAGTTAGAAATGACAGAAATGATTCAACAATATGATGACGGATCTACAAAATCTTTGAAGAGAGAAGTGTTGAAGGCTCGCGATAGTGTCGTTGTTTTATTATATCGTCAAGATACAAAGAAATTGGTGTTGACTTCTCAATGGCGTGCACCGATTGTCTTTCGCGGTGATAATCAACCTGTGATTGAAGCATGTGCAGGAAATATCGATCAAAAAGATTTCGAAAACCATCAACAAGATGTTTTGGCAGCAGCAAAAGCGGCAGCAATCAGAGAAGTAGAAGAAGAAACAGGATGGCATATTGCTGAGCTTGATTATTTATATGCATTATATAGTTGTTCAGGAATATCTACTGAAAAATTATATTATTTTATTGCCAGTGTAGATGAAAAAATACAGCAAGGTGGTGGTGTTCGTGAAGAAGGTGAAGATATTGCAGTGCTAGAAGTGACTTTACAAGAAGCCATTAAAAAAATTGAAAAAGGTGAAATCGTAGATTTAAAGACAGTTGTTTTGATTCATTATATTCAATTACATCTTGTTGATTATTTTAATTAATTAATAATTAATGTGCTTTAAGGTGTAATTTGCAAATTATTGTTTTTCGTGTATGCTGATTGAATGCAAATACAATCATTAATACATAATGGTTATTATTTAAAAGCTGGGTAATAATAGAGAATTATATGATTTTATCTGTTACTTTGCTCTATAATTGTGGCTATTCAATCATAATATTATTTGATACTGATTATTATCTTACATTATTCAACTATAGTTATTTAAGGGGTTAAACGTGGTATTTCGTCGAGATCTTTTACGTTCAGCTGCGGGTATTTCATTAGCCAGTGTGGTAGGAGAAGCAACGGGTTCATTAGTACCCCATGCGGCAGCCGCTGACAGCAAAGCAAGTGATGATGATAAAGGCAAGCCTTTTGATCAAACAACTGTCCGGCAATTGGCTCGTGATATGGCCAAAACGTCTTACAAAGCTCCTAGTAATAAATTGCCAGATGCGATTGATAAACTCGATTTTGATGGTTTTCGCAGTATTGAATTTAAACCAGAGAGTGCTTTGTGGCATGGCAGTAATTTAAATTTCGAAGTGCAATTTTTCCCCAGAGGCTTTTTATACAGACCCCGCATTGATATTTATGAAGTGGTTGATGGGGTTTCTAAACCAGTACCTTATAATCCTGATATGTTTAATTATAAAAATCCAAAATTACGAGTTGAGGATAATTTAGGTTTTTCTGGATTGAAGCTGATGACAAGGCTGAATCAAAAAGATGTATTCGAAGAATTTGCTGTATTTTTAGGTGCTTCCTATTTCCGCGCAGTTTCTAAGGGACAACAATATGGGTTATCAGCACGTGGTTTTGCCAAAGGAACAGCCGATCCTCAAGGGGAAGAATTCCCGTTATTCAGAGCTTTTTGGATTGTCCAACCCAAATCTGGAATTGAATCCCTTGTGATTTATGCATTGCTCGATAGTCCGTCTTTGACGGGGGCATTTAAATTTACAATTCGTCCAGGGGATACAACGACATTCGATGTGGAAAGTTATTTTTATCCACGCAAGACCATTGCTAATGGTGGCGTAGCTCCGTTGACAGGTATGTTTTATTTTGATGCGAATAATCGTAACCATGTTGATGACTGGCGACCTGCTGCCCATGATAGTGAGGGATTGTTAATGTGGACAGGAACAGGCGAGCAAATATGGCGTCCTTTGAATAATCCTGTTGATTTACAATATTCTGTATTTATGGATACAGCTCCCAAAGGGTTTGGTTTAATTCAGCGCAAACGTGATTTCTCTCAATATGAAGATTTGGCTTTGCATTATGAATTACGTCCGTCATTATGGGTAGAGCCCGTTGGTGAATGGCAATCCGGAAGTATGAATTTGGTTGAAATTCCTACACCAAGTGAAGTGAATGATAATATTGTTGCATTTTGGCGTCCAAAACAGCCTTTTAAAGAGGGTGGGGAATATTCTTTTACCTATCGTTTATATTGGGGATGGGATAATCCGTGGACTTCAGACCTTGCAAGAGTGGCAGCAACGCGTGTTGGTGCAGTGGTTGATAAACCCGATGTTCGTTTTTTCTGTATTGATTTTTTTGATGGACCTTTGACTCATTTCCCAACTAATAAACAACTGACATTAAATGTTACAAGTTCGACAGGTAAAATCAGCAATATTGTGGTAGAGCCCAATCCAGTTACTCATGGATGGCGAACGACTTTTGAATTTGCACCTGAAAATGCAAAAACAGCAGAATTAAAATGTGTTTTAATGGATGGCGATCAACCTATTTCTGAAAAATGGATGTATCGTTGGACAGCATAGTATTTGTTACATAGTAATCTTAAAAGCTTAGATTAAATGACAATCTAGGCTTTTTTTAATCAAATATTATTTAACCATCTTGTGGCTATATTGCGTGCATGTTGAAAATTAGAGCAGTATGTCAGTCTGCCTTGTGTTTTTTGTAAGCCTGCACGCTTTAACGAAAGGATAATTTCAGTCGAAACACCAACAAAAATCAAAGATTGATCATTATTAAATATTTGTTTTTTGATTGATTGTAGCCCTGATATGGTGGTGCCATCCATACTGATAACATCTTTCATATCCAGAATAATAATTTTCTTATGTAGATTATCATAAGATCTAAAAGAGGCGATTGTTCTTTCTGTAACGCCAAAGAATAGAGGACCATTAATATCAAAAACAACAACATCTTTTGCTATTTCATCTAATTCTGGATGTTCCTCAATGAGGGATGTTTTAGAGGCATGGGTCATGCTGCGGATGAATAAAATAGCTGACAAAGCTACCCCAACCGCCACGGCGATGACCATATCGAAAATAATCGTTAAACCAAAGCAGATGAGTAAAACGCTGACATCGCTACGTGGTGCGGTCTTGATGGTTTGAATACAATGTTTTGCTTCGCTCATATTCCATGCAACAATGAATAATAAAGCACCCAAAGATGCCATTGGAACATAGCCAAGCAAGGATGCAAAAAGTACAACCGCTAATAACACAAAAATGGCATGAATGATTGCTGCAATAGGGGATTTGGCACCACTGCGGATACTGGTGGCTGTTCTGGCAATCGCTGCGGTTGCAGTGATCCCACCAAAAAGAGGTGCAATGATATTTCCAATACCTTGCCCAATTAACTCGGCATTGGGATTATGTTTTGTATTGGTTAATTCATCCGCAATAACCGCACATAATAAAGATTCGATGGCGCCTAATGTTGCAATGGCAAAGGCTGGACCAATCAATGAATGAATAAGATTAAACGTAATCATTAATGGCTGACCATCAGGACCTGGCAATGCCCAAGGCATAATTAAAGAAGGAGGAATAGGAGGGATGCCATTGCCACTGGTTCCATTTGCGTTCCAAGTAAAGTTAGAAGCGATGGTTTTAATATCGGCACCATTGATGCCTTTATTGATAAAATAGGCAACAATACCGCCAACAATTAACCCAACCAAAGGTGCAGGAAGAGGGATTTTAAATTTTGGCCATAAGATCAAAAGGATCAAAGTAAATAAACCAACCCCCATTTCATAAGGATTGATGGTTCCTAATGATGAAAAAATGATACTGATATTTTCAATAAAATTATCACCAAGTTTTGAGGTATGTAGCCCCAGAAAATCTGGGATTTGAAGGATTGCAATAATGATTGCAATTCCCGCGGTAAATCCTAATATAACAGGATATGGGACAAAACGAATGAGCTGTCCCATCTTACTCAGTCCCATCAAAAGCAGGATAATCCCTGCCATCATCGTTGCTAGAAGTAGCCCGCCAATGCCATAATCTTTAACAATTGGAAATAAAATAACAACAAAAGCGGCTGTTGGTCCAGAGATATTAAAACGTGATCCGCCAGTTAAAGCAATCAAAGCACCAGCAACGATTGCAGTATATAATCCATGTTCGGGTGGAACGCCAGTGGCAATCGCTAATGCCATAGAAAGGGGAACAGCAACCGTGCCGATCGTCAGACCAGCCAAGGCATCATTTTTAAAATCAGAAAACTTATAGCCACCGCGAAAAGTATCAATAATTCCCGTAGCAATTGGGGGTGGTTTCAGAATAGTTTTTTTACTTTGCATATACAATCCTCGTTATAATTGCGTCATAGATGAGTATTTTCAAGAAGAACTGCAGAAACGAGATCTCAATCTTGTATAAAATAGGTTACAAGAATTAATTTTTTTTAAAAGAGAATTGTTACTAATATCTTATAAAGATTGATTGAATGAGGAAAGAATAAATTTTCTTTATATTATAGTCTTCTTGATTTATAGTGACTGGCTGATTATTTGTATTGGTTAGGAGTAATGAATTACTTATGACTGAACTTTATAATGTTTCGTGTCATAATTTTGGAGGAAAATAAAGTGAACACTGACGATTTATCTCAAAGTCAAAATACGGATAAACCCGTTTTTGTTGTTTTGCCTCCTGAAACGCCTATTGATATGCCAATACAAAATTTGCAGGCAAACCCAAATGTGCATGGCAGACCGAAACAACCTGTAACGCAAGCATCAAATATTGTATTGAGACGTTTATTTGTTTTTATCGTGTCAATTGCTTTGACCGCCTATGCTTCTTATGAAATGAATTTGGTCTTTAACAGTTACGGTATGACCGCTTTGGGGCTAATTATTCTTGTTATCTTTACCATATTATTTTTCTGGATTGCTTTTTCATTTGCGTCATCCTTGGGTGGATTTGTTGAACAGCTCAGTAAAGGAGGGGGATTATCACTTGGTATTAATCCAAAAGATCCTTTGCCTTCTTTACAGAAAAAAACAGCTGTTTTAATGCCGACTTATAACGAAGACCCACATCGTGTATTAGCAGGGCTTAAGGCAATTTACGACAGTATCCAAGCGACGGGTCAAGGACAACATTTTGATTTCTTTATTTTATCAGACACAACCAATCCCGACGTTTGGGTAGAAGAAGAGGCTGCTTTTTTACGGTTTCGTCAACAAACAGGCGATGACAACCATATTTTTTATCGTCGTCGTTTTAAAAATACAGACCGTAAAGCAGGGAATTTAGCCGATTGGGTTCGTCGATTTGGCGGTGGTTACGATCATATGTTGAGCCTTGACGCTGATAGCTTAATGGAAGGGGATACGGTTGTTCGTATTTGTGCTGCCATGGAAGCTAACGAAGGTGTTGGATTAATTCAAACATTGCCAGTGATTGTGAACGGCACCACACTTTTTGCACGTCTGCAACAATTTGCTGGTCGTGTTTATGGACCAACAATTGCTTATGGAATTGCATGGTGGCATGGGTCTGAAAGTAATTATTGGGGACATAACGCCGTTATTCGTATTAAGGCATTTGCAGAACAAGCAGGGATGCCTCATTTACCATCTGCGCGCAAGCCTTTTGGTGGAATGATTATGAGTCATGACTTTGTTGAAGCTGCATTGATGCGTCGGGGACGTTGGGCCATTCACATGGTGCCAGCATTACAAGGATCATATGAAGAAAGCCCTCCATCTTTGACTGATATTGCCGTCAGAGATCGCCGCTGGTGTCAAGGTAATCTGCAACATATTATGGTTATTCCAACTAAAAAGCTTAGTTGGATTAGCCGAATTCATATGTTAACTGGCATTGGTGCTTATGTAATGTCACCATTATGGTTGTTATCATTATTAGTGGGTATTATGGTTTCGCTACAAGCTTTGTTTGTAAAACCAGAATATTTCACGGGAACAGATCGCGTTTTATTTCCGAATTGGCCTCAAGTTGATCCTGTCTTGGCTAAATACGTGTTTATTTTAACAATGTTGGTCTTGCTTGCGCCAAAATTTTTGGCTTGGATCGCAATGTTCTTTAATCCAGAGTTGCGTAAGGGATGTGGCGGTTCCATAAAAGCACTATCTTCCATTTTCTTGGAAACTTTAATTGGTGGGTTAATCGCCCCGATTGCTATGCTCATTCAAACAACTGCGGTGATGTCCATTTTGCTAGGATATGATTCTGGTTGGAATGCACAGCGCAGAGATGTGGGTTTTATTCCCATCAAAGACGTTGTTCGAGATTATTGGCGACATACTGCTTTTGGGATTTTAATGGGAGTTTGTGCTTGGGAAGTTTCTCCATCTTTATTCTTTTGGATGACGCCTGTGTTATTAGGGTTATTGTTGGCCATCCCACTTGTATGGATTACCTCTAGCCAGCGTTTTGGCGCCTTTTGTATGAAAATTGGATTGTTGATTATTCCAGAGGAAACCGCACGCCCTGATATTTTAAGACGCGATCGTATTGAAAAAAGAAGAGTGATGGATATGGAAGTGCAAGACGCATTTTCAACTTTGGTAAAGGATCCTCACCTTGTAGCATTACACATGTCATGCCTGCCTCCTGAGCGTCAGAAAGGTGAGCCAATTAATCCGCATTATTTGGTAGGTATGGTAAAATTGAACGAAGTTGATAATCAAGATCAAGCAATGCAGGTGATGACCCATGATGAAAAGTCAGCTTTATTATCTAGTCGTAAAGCTATCGAAAAGTTCTTGAACTTACCTGTTTAAGAAAAAGACTTAATGCTTTAATTTTTCAACTGGTATGTAAGATATTGGTCGAGCTCAAAAGAGACCAATATCTTTTGTATAAAAAAGAATAAGATGTTACAACGCAAAGATTTTAAAAAGCATGAATAATGTTGCTATTTCCTTTTGTAGTCGCAAGAGAATTATTTTCTAAAGCATAAATTTTCTCAACCAGCTCAATAGAAGACTGGCGTTTTCCTTTTCCAACTTGGGTTAATAAAACAAATTCGATATTACGTGGTTTTTCGGAATAACGTTGTGAACTGACACGATATCGTTTATAGGGTTTTGCAAAAACTTTGACCTCTCCAACGTCACAATTTTGTTGGATCATATCTTGTAAATCGATGAACCCGTCTGTGCTGTAACTGGTTGCGATCCACCGTGTGGGTAAGGTCTGTAATAGTTGTTGATATGCAAGGGTGGCTTGTTTACGAATTGTGTAAGCACTTTTACGCTCTGTTCGCCAATCTTTGCGAATGGCTGATTTTTCATAAGGGGTAATTTGAGGGGATAATGCTGGCTTGTCCCAAAGTGTAATACTATTGAGAACATGATAGTTTGCCCCATAAGGATGTTGGTTATAAGGGGGGTCTAAATAGGCAACACTATATTCAGGTATGTTCATATGGTGCAATTCTTCAGCCAATAGTTGGACATCCATGCGAAAGATGTGATTGTCTTGATGGTTGTTGAAGAATTGGATCGGTGCCAGCATTAAATCCGCAGCAATACGATAAAGCGCAGTTTTCGTTTGTCCACCCCAACCTTTGTGAAATCCTTTAAACACACCACTTGTATTGGCGTGATAACAAGCACAATAGAGTAAAGGTGCTAGTAAACAGGATTTCTGAATTGGATTTAATAAACCATCACGATCCCATTGTTCAATTTTTTCACGAATAGCATCAATACGCATTCCATTTTTATGCATATAGAACATGCGTTCTTTTGAAATATCATAATGAATATCATCCTGAGGGCATAAATGCTTTGTGACCCAGCCTTCAATTGGGGAAAGGTTATTTAATTGTTGTAATATTTCACGATAAGAATATCGGTCAAAATAAGTCGGAGGCTCTAATGTTTGTATAGAGGCGATATTTAAAGCTTGACTGTAATATTCCCAATCATTGCAAAAAACTTGATACCCCATCGTCTTTGCCAAACGACTGACAACGCCAGTGCCAGCAAAACAATCGATAAAAAGACCATTTTGTGTTTGAAAATTCTCTTGGCTGGCAATCAGCGTTTGTTTAATTAAATCAAGTAATTTACGCTTATTACCTATATATGGAATGAGCTGGTTAAACAAAAAATCGGTTGTTTGATAGGATCCATGCTCGGTTTTATTCCACTTCATTCATGTAAACTTTATGATTGGGGTATGTAAAATAGATAAGTATGTACAAACTAAAATGCTACCCTAATTCATTGATAAATTCTGTGGCTGTATATCCTTGAATAAATAAAGCGGAACGAAGTGAAGTATGTTGAATGATATTTAATAGTTGTTTAGCAACGATAGGTTTGGGATAATATCCAATTCCTAGTCCAGCATTGGTTAGCATGGGTAGATCATTGGCACCATCTCCGATGGTTATGCTGTCATTCTCAGTTAAATTTAACTCTTGGGTTAAACGGTTTAAGTGAAATAATTTTGCCTCTTTGCCAAGGATGGGTGGAATGACGGTGCCATTTAATTTATTATCTTGAATACCTAATTGATTGGCATGGTTTTCATGAAAGCCGCATTTATCAGCAACTTTTTGTGTAAAAAATGTAAAACCGCCTGAAATCAAAGCCGTATGCGCATGTTTTTTTTTCATGGTCGCAACGAGGGTTTGCGCACCATCGTTCAACTTTGTATGTTGCCACGTTTTTTCAAGTAAGTCTGCTGAAACATTTTTTAATAAAGCAATGCGTTCATTTAAAGCATCAGCAAAAACAAGCTCACCATTCATGGCGCGTTTGGTGATGGCTGCAATTTGTTCACCGATACCGACTTCGGTGGCTAAATCATCCAAAGTTTCACTTTGAACAATTGTGCTGTCCATATCTGCGATAAGGAGCTTTTTTTTGCGAGAGATCATAGAGGTTAAAAAAACATCTATTTTTTCTGATTTTAAAGCAGCTTTGATTTTTTCAAATATAGATTTTGATTCATCAAAGCTATTGGTTAATAATTCAATATCAATTGCTTCTTGTGGAGATAACCATTGTGCATTTTTTAATGAATAATATGGTTCAATTAGATCTAAAATATTTTGGTTTAATAAAGAAGGGGGTGCAACAATAGTAATCACATAAGGCAAAAAAGACATTCAATAATCCCATCACAACTGTTAAGTATAGATTTTAAGAAATAATAAAAAATTAATACGAAAACTCTGTATGTTATATCATATATTTATTATAAGTAAGCTGCTTATGAAGCAACAAAGAAAATCATTTGTTTACTATTAAATAAAAAAATAAAGGCTTGATATCATGCTGCGATCGTCTGATAAAACACAAAAACCATGGGCGATTAT is a window encoding:
- a CDS encoding MlaE family ABC transporter permease, which translates into the protein MKYSDDFENNPLEKKEKQNRIEAMLSDLDKDGINDLDQYVEDIRNREIDQAQRLSVQLKMVKDGRFAWLQKIGIILFWYSCPILYAIGAKTRSYFRFLLGVLAASWGVLVESISPITWRRTVKYEFKRSLGQVVCGGFFSTFFIATLAGLAVVSQAIFWLGAAGLTKMTGPILITILVREVAPILVGMILLGRNGILTVTECSLLAMGGQLKSLTVMGIDPFITIVLPRVWAFTIGSFTLGMIFGTTSLFMGYVVTYALGTMQDSIWTFYSNILAAMSVADYVLVPLKFIIMGFMIGVGSCITGMNVKVNDEPSTLLPKGFTRGIMLIMVVNILFTLDF
- a CDS encoding P-loop NTPase family protein, with translation MANKILLDIHEAKPSFDENYLPPVTFNLKVKSGECVIIESRDPETATAFADLCSGMIALREGKALFKGLDWFELKEPRLSALRGSIGRVFQKNGWMEMYSVAVNILLPSLHHTRIHEDKLVDQAMILCHKFGLPGLPMDTSREVTMIDLARASCVRALLNNPDLLLLEYPAEGSSAELMPPLLEMLNVAQNRGASIICFTRQFSLWNDYKDRVTHWMRLQEKGLTSIRLG
- a CDS encoding MlaD family protein, with the protein product MFNSKQYTKTRQLFQLRYANEWTGGLVLLCLLAFVGAVIEAGVLRDWMTPAAELNIVLPQTGVDNLSVGDNVEVFGISAGTIKKINVNPDGGLSAVAAIDPKLTTFIRRDSQATIKRQFAVAGAAYVSITRGYSTKLDWKYAVLVAKTEPNPADQISQMVMQIHERIVPTMDSAKNMMASLEMIVENIQQGKGSIGQLVNNDELIRRAENMVQTLNNIIEQLQPIENNLNKVVTHADTMVVNFGKVSKNIAQASPSLVPIAKNLVPISKNVKDSTEQLPAMMTQLQSTVADLQKLIVQVKGLWLLGGNGKEPRRSKRLPAREVRP
- a CDS encoding DUF423 domain-containing protein, with protein sequence MSSKTSFFSTRFWLATGAFYGMTAVILSSFTSHLPDQYFIDNGREMARIADTILFIHSVALIAVSILQKIWQPSIHLNIIGCAFNIGLWLFCGAVFYTALTGSHPPVPLAPMGGSTLIITWLYLTIAAFLIKDRHNH
- a CDS encoding NUDIX domain-containing protein; the encoded protein is MSKMVLQNTHTLWDGHSQLEMTEMIQQYDDGSTKSLKREVLKARDSVVVLLYRQDTKKLVLTSQWRAPIVFRGDNQPVIEACAGNIDQKDFENHQQDVLAAAKAAAIREVEEETGWHIAELDYLYALYSCSGISTEKLYYFIASVDEKIQQGGGVREEGEDIAVLEVTLQEAIKKIEKGEIVDLKTVVLIHYIQLHLVDYFN
- a CDS encoding glucan biosynthesis protein encodes the protein MVFRRDLLRSAAGISLASVVGEATGSLVPHAAAADSKASDDDKGKPFDQTTVRQLARDMAKTSYKAPSNKLPDAIDKLDFDGFRSIEFKPESALWHGSNLNFEVQFFPRGFLYRPRIDIYEVVDGVSKPVPYNPDMFNYKNPKLRVEDNLGFSGLKLMTRLNQKDVFEEFAVFLGASYFRAVSKGQQYGLSARGFAKGTADPQGEEFPLFRAFWIVQPKSGIESLVIYALLDSPSLTGAFKFTIRPGDTTTFDVESYFYPRKTIANGGVAPLTGMFYFDANNRNHVDDWRPAAHDSEGLLMWTGTGEQIWRPLNNPVDLQYSVFMDTAPKGFGLIQRKRDFSQYEDLALHYELRPSLWVEPVGEWQSGSMNLVEIPTPSEVNDNIVAFWRPKQPFKEGGEYSFTYRLYWGWDNPWTSDLARVAATRVGAVVDKPDVRFFCIDFFDGPLTHFPTNKQLTLNVTSSTGKISNIVVEPNPVTHGWRTTFEFAPENAKTAELKCVLMDGDQPISEKWMYRWTA
- the dauA gene encoding C4-dicarboxylic acid transporter DauA, with translation MQSKKTILKPPPIATGIIDTFRGGYKFSDFKNDALAGLTIGTVAVPLSMALAIATGVPPEHGLYTAIVAGALIALTGGSRFNISGPTAAFVVILFPIVKDYGIGGLLLATMMAGIILLLMGLSKMGQLIRFVPYPVILGFTAGIAIIIAILQIPDFLGLHTSKLGDNFIENISIIFSSLGTINPYEMGVGLFTLILLILWPKFKIPLPAPLVGLIVGGIVAYFINKGINGADIKTIASNFTWNANGTSGNGIPPIPPSLIMPWALPGPDGQPLMITFNLIHSLIGPAFAIATLGAIESLLCAVIADELTNTKHNPNAELIGQGIGNIIAPLFGGITATAAIARTATSIRSGAKSPIAAIIHAIFVLLAVVLFASLLGYVPMASLGALLFIVAWNMSEAKHCIQTIKTAPRSDVSVLLICFGLTIIFDMVIAVAVGVALSAILFIRSMTHASKTSLIEEHPELDEIAKDVVVFDINGPLFFGVTERTIASFRSYDNLHKKIIILDMKDVISMDGTTISGLQSIKKQIFNNDQSLIFVGVSTEIILSLKRAGLQKTQGRLTYCSNFQHARNIATRWLNNI